Proteins encoded in a region of the Polynucleobacter antarcticus genome:
- a CDS encoding tyrosine-type recombinase/integrase, with translation MNPVEILHDTIIRIDGAYAPATIRAYVADFKAFIVFCESRNEPALPASSLSVAAFIVFMSATGRSSASIRRAIVGISALHLLNRLPDPSKEPEVRLAMKRMHRSIGRSSNQAFGIRQEMLTRMLGSLDGSLRGLRDAVLIQLAYDTLCRRSELVSLLALDLAQREANGIHHSILLRKSKVDQELRGRWIALQTQTVASIECWCDAAKITDGFLLRGVDHWGKVTESLSGSQINRIYKRIAMASNLDTTMIKKISGHSFRIGAAQDLLASGASMPTIMNRGRWSKSDTVMRYLEQYQVMK, from the coding sequence ATGAACCCTGTTGAAATACTCCATGACACCATCATCCGAATCGATGGTGCCTATGCTCCAGCGACTATTCGGGCATACGTTGCTGACTTTAAGGCATTCATCGTATTTTGCGAGTCTCGTAATGAACCCGCTCTGCCTGCGAGCTCCTTGTCGGTAGCCGCGTTTATCGTATTCATGAGCGCAACAGGCCGATCATCGGCTAGTATTCGGCGGGCCATTGTGGGGATTTCAGCGCTGCATTTACTCAATCGCTTGCCGGATCCAAGCAAGGAGCCTGAGGTACGCTTGGCGATGAAACGGATGCACCGTAGTATTGGTCGATCATCAAATCAAGCCTTTGGCATTCGACAAGAAATGCTGACGCGCATGCTGGGTAGCCTTGATGGATCGCTGCGCGGCTTGCGTGATGCCGTGCTGATTCAATTGGCGTATGACACACTTTGTCGGCGCAGTGAACTGGTGTCATTATTAGCACTTGATTTAGCCCAGCGAGAGGCAAATGGCATCCATCACAGCATCTTGCTACGCAAAAGCAAAGTAGATCAGGAGTTAAGGGGTCGCTGGATAGCACTTCAAACCCAAACCGTTGCGAGCATTGAGTGCTGGTGTGATGCCGCAAAGATCACGGATGGCTTTTTATTGCGCGGTGTCGATCATTGGGGGAAGGTTACAGAATCCCTCAGCGGCAGTCAAATCAACCGGATTTATAAGCGCATCGCAATGGCTTCGAATCTCGACACCACCATGATTAAAAAAATCAGTGGTCACTCATTCCGCATTGGTGCAGCGCAAGACTTACTCGCCTCTGGTGCCAGCATGCCCACTATCATGAACCGAGGTAGATGGAGTAAATCGGATACTGTCATGCGCTACCTCGAACAATACCAAGTTATGAAATAA
- a CDS encoding MarR family EPS-associated transcriptional regulator: protein MPSDEIQLHVLRAIESNPGLTQRQLAQVLGVSLGKAHYCINALIDKGLVKMGNFSHNQKKMDYAYLLTPQGIKSKTALTTHFLQRKMAEYEALRLELERTTAVPQGHISAQQTAGTRIDEGASLSPAHQ, encoded by the coding sequence ATGCCTTCAGACGAAATCCAACTTCACGTCTTGCGCGCCATCGAGTCCAACCCTGGACTCACGCAGCGTCAGCTAGCTCAAGTATTGGGCGTGAGTCTCGGTAAAGCTCACTACTGTATCAATGCCTTAATTGATAAAGGTCTAGTGAAGATGGGGAACTTTAGTCACAACCAAAAAAAGATGGACTACGCCTACCTGCTGACGCCCCAAGGAATCAAAAGCAAAACAGCCCTAACGACGCACTTCTTACAGCGCAAGATGGCGGAGTACGAGGCTCTGCGGTTGGAGTTAGAGCGAACCACTGCAGTGCCGCAGGGGCACATTTCAGCACAGCAAACAGCCGGGACGCGCATTGATGAGGGTGCCTCCCTATCGCCGGCACACCAGTAA
- a CDS encoding WxcM-like domain-containing protein produces the protein MSNIQIHTLSDVQSEAIGDGTRVWQYCVIFPKATVGKNCNICAQVLIENDVVIGDHVTIKSGVQLWDGTRIGNRVFIGPNATFTNDQFPRSKQYPNQFLITEIKDGASIGANATILPGLTIGEGAMVGAGAVVTRNIPPHAIVVGNPAVITGYVGANNTKPDNQYSASIDLTENSKSLGVGACVLYRLPLVPDIRGNLSVAEYEKQIPFIPKRCFWVFDVPSREVRGEHAHKKLHQYLICVKGSVNVVLDDGVNKTELILDKPNLGLHIPPRVWGIQYKYSADAVLLVLASDAYHADDYLRDYVEFISHINSQTAQS, from the coding sequence ATGAGTAATATTCAGATTCACACATTAAGTGACGTACAGTCAGAGGCAATTGGTGATGGAACTCGAGTTTGGCAGTATTGCGTTATTTTCCCAAAGGCAACAGTTGGTAAAAATTGTAATATTTGCGCTCAAGTGCTTATTGAAAATGATGTAGTTATTGGCGATCATGTGACAATTAAAAGTGGCGTTCAATTATGGGATGGAACCCGTATTGGCAATCGGGTTTTTATTGGCCCAAATGCAACTTTTACCAATGATCAGTTTCCTAGAAGCAAGCAATATCCTAACCAATTTTTAATAACTGAAATAAAGGATGGTGCCAGTATTGGAGCAAATGCAACGATACTTCCCGGTCTTACTATTGGGGAGGGCGCCATGGTTGGTGCCGGTGCAGTTGTTACCAGAAATATTCCGCCTCATGCCATCGTTGTTGGAAATCCAGCTGTTATAACGGGCTATGTTGGCGCCAATAATACAAAACCTGATAATCAATACTCTGCATCAATAGACTTGACTGAAAACTCTAAAAGTTTAGGTGTTGGGGCTTGTGTTTTATACAGGCTTCCGCTTGTCCCGGATATACGAGGTAATTTATCGGTAGCCGAATATGAAAAGCAAATTCCATTTATACCTAAGCGGTGTTTTTGGGTATTCGATGTTCCTAGTCGTGAAGTACGGGGAGAGCATGCACATAAAAAACTTCATCAATATTTGATATGTGTAAAGGGTTCTGTTAATGTAGTTCTGGATGATGGCGTTAACAAGACAGAGTTAATTCTTGATAAACCCAATCTAGGTTTACACATTCCGCCCAGGGTCTGGGGAATTCAATATAAATATTCCGCAGATGCAGTGCTTTTGGTTTTGGCGTCAGATGCCTATCATGCTGATGATTATCTTCGTGATTATGTCGAGTTCATTTCTCATATTAATTCTCAGACTGCCCAGTCATGA
- a CDS encoding DegT/DnrJ/EryC1/StrS family aminotransferase, producing the protein MIPFLDLKTINLRQKERLQEALDRVLDSGWLILGKEVEIFEKEFADYCGTKFCIGVANGLDALNLVLRAWGIGIGDEVIVPSNTYIATWLAVSQTGATPIPVEPNIHSYNLDPSLIEGAITSRTKAIIPVHLYGHAAEMAPIMDIARRNNLKVLEDAAQAHGAIFQGNKVGGLGDAAAFSFYPGKNLGALGDGGGITTNDPVLAQKLKILRNYGSEAKYQNSIKGFNSRLDEIQAAFLRAKLGRLDEDNRRRQFIAKSYENAFQGLKNIILPIANSSNECVWHLYVIRHPKRDLFMQFLAKNQVAAMIHYPIPPHLQPAYQDLGFIEGSFPISEEIHRTCISLPIGPTMTDDDIESVIVAVTNSSNECA; encoded by the coding sequence ATGATTCCATTTTTAGATCTTAAAACAATTAACTTAAGGCAAAAAGAGCGGCTTCAAGAGGCATTAGATCGCGTGCTCGATTCTGGCTGGTTAATTTTAGGTAAGGAGGTTGAAATATTTGAGAAGGAGTTTGCTGACTATTGCGGGACCAAGTTTTGTATTGGTGTTGCTAATGGGCTTGATGCACTCAATTTAGTATTAAGGGCATGGGGAATAGGGATTGGTGATGAGGTGATTGTTCCTTCGAATACTTACATAGCAACTTGGTTGGCGGTAAGTCAAACTGGCGCAACTCCGATTCCCGTAGAGCCCAATATCCATTCATACAATTTAGATCCCTCTCTAATAGAAGGCGCCATTACATCTCGAACTAAAGCAATTATTCCAGTGCACTTATATGGCCATGCTGCTGAAATGGCTCCAATTATGGATATCGCACGCCGTAATAATTTAAAGGTTCTTGAGGATGCGGCTCAAGCACACGGAGCAATTTTTCAAGGGAATAAAGTGGGTGGGCTTGGCGATGCAGCTGCTTTTAGTTTTTATCCTGGCAAAAATCTTGGGGCCTTGGGGGATGGAGGGGGCATCACTACCAACGATCCAGTACTAGCCCAAAAACTGAAGATCTTGCGTAACTACGGTTCGGAGGCAAAGTATCAGAACAGTATTAAAGGATTTAATTCGCGCTTAGATGAGATTCAGGCAGCTTTTCTGAGGGCGAAGTTAGGGCGCCTTGATGAGGACAATCGTAGACGACAATTTATTGCAAAAAGTTATGAGAATGCATTTCAAGGTCTGAAAAATATAATATTACCTATTGCAAATTCTTCGAATGAATGCGTTTGGCATTTGTATGTAATTCGACACCCAAAGAGAGATTTGTTTATGCAATTTCTAGCCAAGAATCAGGTAGCGGCTATGATTCATTACCCAATCCCGCCCCATTTGCAGCCGGCTTACCAAGATTTAGGATTTATTGAGGGGTCATTTCCGATCTCAGAAGAGATTCATCGTACTTGTATTAGTTTGCCGATTGGCCCAACAATGACTGATGATGATATCGAGTCAGTAATAGTCGCCGTTACAAATAGCTCAAATGAGTGTGCCTAG
- a CDS encoding lipopolysaccharide biosynthesis protein: MRAFNFRDLVRHGLIYGVGGIAQSALGFILLPILTARMSESEFGVYSLVLMAATIAGAIFYLGMTSAMPRSYFDSNEEIKRKSIFTTAFLILLMGAIGQILIGCHFGPFIAKLILKSSGDKYVLAIEWAFFGSALTFVNQYFFSYLRLKRYSIASVFLSIGGLVSGVLLTIYFLNVDSEILVSPFKAIAYSQILIASIILLLYGREMFIWRIAFEECKPLIHFGLPTVLTSFGVMALDWADRIIIERYMSFADVGLYSAAIRVSGLMGVLLITPFTQIWSPMMFEYQKNRNIKEITSKVLSYFLILGGILLAFISPFSVEILHFLIKYEITQTLIFTFLTLALASLINGTANIVVAGIFYERKVYFMPLIYSSIAAIKIALNIFLIPIFGIGAAAFSALIASILIPCTIYYFAKRFFSFKIEWNKLLRLLFIILIIILSILYQPQDRSVNNYLTQIFSSLAIFLAIYIFCLSATEKKYLENIFIRLKYAVKKGIK, translated from the coding sequence GTGAGAGCATTTAATTTTCGCGATTTAGTTAGGCACGGCCTTATATATGGCGTTGGAGGGATTGCGCAATCTGCCTTAGGATTCATCTTGCTCCCAATCCTTACAGCAAGGATGAGTGAATCGGAGTTTGGGGTTTATTCCTTAGTTTTGATGGCGGCTACTATCGCTGGCGCAATTTTCTACTTGGGTATGACTTCTGCTATGCCAAGATCATATTTTGATAGCAATGAGGAAATAAAACGAAAATCAATTTTTACTACTGCTTTCCTCATATTGCTGATGGGGGCAATAGGTCAAATACTGATTGGGTGCCATTTCGGGCCTTTTATTGCAAAATTAATTCTCAAATCTAGTGGCGATAAATATGTGCTCGCTATCGAGTGGGCTTTTTTTGGAAGTGCGCTTACCTTTGTAAATCAATATTTCTTTTCCTATCTTCGCCTTAAGAGGTACTCAATAGCCTCTGTGTTCTTGAGTATTGGAGGATTGGTCTCCGGAGTTTTATTGACGATTTACTTTCTAAATGTTGATAGTGAAATTCTGGTGAGTCCATTCAAGGCGATAGCGTATTCTCAAATTTTAATCGCATCTATTATTCTGCTTTTGTATGGAAGGGAAATGTTTATTTGGCGGATTGCCTTTGAAGAGTGCAAACCACTTATACATTTTGGACTTCCAACAGTTTTAACAAGTTTTGGAGTAATGGCATTAGATTGGGCCGACCGCATCATTATTGAGCGATATATGTCATTTGCTGACGTTGGACTTTATTCTGCTGCAATTAGGGTAAGCGGATTGATGGGTGTTCTGCTCATAACCCCATTTACACAAATTTGGTCACCCATGATGTTTGAATATCAAAAAAATAGAAATATAAAGGAAATAACTTCTAAAGTTTTGTCATACTTTTTAATATTAGGCGGCATCCTCCTTGCATTTATATCTCCATTTTCAGTAGAAATACTCCATTTTTTAATAAAATATGAAATTACACAAACTCTTATTTTTACATTTTTAACTTTGGCGTTAGCAAGCTTGATAAATGGAACTGCGAACATAGTGGTGGCAGGAATATTTTACGAAAGAAAAGTTTATTTTATGCCGCTAATTTACTCTTCAATTGCTGCTATAAAAATTGCACTAAATATTTTTTTGATTCCAATTTTTGGAATTGGGGCTGCAGCTTTTAGTGCATTAATTGCATCTATATTGATACCCTGCACTATTTATTATTTTGCTAAAAGATTTTTTAGTTTTAAAATTGAGTGGAATAAGTTATTGAGATTATTATTTATTATATTAATTATTATATTATCTATATTATATCAGCCACAAGACAGATCAGTTAATAATTATTTAACCCAAATATTTTCGTCGCTTGCAATCTTCCTTGCAATTTATATTTTCTGCCTCTCTGCAACTGAAAAAAAATATCTAGAAAATATATTTATTAGGCTAAAATATGCTGTTAAAAAGGGAATTAAATAA